Proteins encoded in a region of the Rhodopirellula halodulae genome:
- a CDS encoding alpha/beta hydrolase-fold protein → MKLAALRNPGIGMFLPKLSISRGKQSLTCLSLFLLITSFTNSLPADSPDASNQARREIQEGVPQGKLTRGVFEASKVFPGTRRDYAVYVPAQYQSDQPANLMVFMDGLNYAKPNGAYRVPTVLDNMIADGTLQPTIAVFVNPGTIVATKPDAKNRSNRSFEYDSLGDRYATFLIDEFLPVALGDLNVATDPKQRAVAGSSSGGICAFTVAWERPDQFGKVLSHIGSYTNIRGGWEYPGLIRKTKSNPKPLRVYLQDGRDDLSNLHGSWPLGNRDMAAALQFAGYPYKFVMTDGGHSGKWAGEELPAALEWLWDENAESTHIPHVSTKPKWEPHPLAVAREDVPHGTVTEMPIWESKVFPNTIRKWAIYVPAQYDPSTPAALMVFQDGERMRDTKGRWRIPTVLDNLIASGDMPPTIAVFLDPGHDKDKPRRGKKSSNRGFEYDSLGDRYSRFLLEEILPEVEKQYNLSDDPKMRAIGGSSSGAICAFTVAWERPDQFGKVYSSVGSFVNLRGGDAYPGLIRKTEPKPIRITMSDTSGDNDNPFGHWPIANLRMADALQYMGYDARLDWAEGYGHNADYGSYQFPAAMKWLWRNESHTPQIDTSDDLRGDLTLLNLLIPDKDWEVVAKDLGFSDAPCSDNEGNFYYCDMRAPAIVRVDARDQSKTTIAKESVSGLMFGPDGLMYACQGSQKRVISIDPNNGEVKIIAEDVAPNDLAVTDDGYLFITETRTHHVTRINIATGEKTIADEGLVRPNGIALSNDGGTLAVSDHGGEVTWTFRVNPGGILDAKMPTMPMRLPIDPKGEFNFNQPPPYLTASKGDGMAVDKKGRYYVTSAVGVQIFDPTGRPCGVLPTPDPTKPLTSCFLAGPEHSHLYVTNGPTIFRRQLSVEK, encoded by the coding sequence ATGAAGCTCGCTGCACTTCGGAATCCCGGCATTGGAATGTTCCTGCCGAAGCTTTCCATCTCTCGCGGAAAACAATCGCTCACTTGTTTGTCGTTGTTTCTGCTGATCACGTCGTTCACGAATTCATTGCCGGCGGACTCACCCGATGCATCCAACCAGGCTCGGCGAGAGATCCAAGAAGGTGTTCCCCAAGGGAAATTGACGCGAGGCGTTTTCGAGGCGAGCAAGGTGTTCCCGGGGACTCGTCGTGACTATGCGGTCTACGTTCCGGCTCAATATCAATCCGACCAACCCGCCAACCTGATGGTCTTCATGGATGGGTTGAACTACGCCAAGCCCAATGGTGCTTATCGCGTTCCGACGGTGCTCGACAACATGATCGCCGACGGAACCTTGCAACCCACCATTGCGGTGTTCGTAAACCCCGGAACCATCGTCGCAACCAAGCCCGACGCAAAGAACCGTAGCAATCGATCGTTCGAATACGATTCGCTCGGTGATCGCTACGCAACGTTCTTGATCGACGAATTCCTTCCAGTCGCATTGGGTGATTTGAATGTCGCGACCGATCCCAAACAACGCGCCGTCGCGGGCAGTTCCTCCGGTGGGATTTGTGCCTTCACCGTGGCTTGGGAACGACCGGACCAATTCGGAAAAGTGTTGTCGCACATCGGCAGTTACACCAACATTCGTGGTGGATGGGAATACCCTGGCTTGATCCGCAAAACAAAATCCAATCCAAAACCACTTCGTGTCTATTTGCAAGACGGACGTGATGACCTGAGCAACTTGCACGGCAGTTGGCCACTCGGAAATCGTGACATGGCAGCCGCGTTGCAGTTCGCCGGTTATCCCTACAAATTCGTGATGACCGATGGTGGACACAGTGGCAAATGGGCGGGTGAAGAACTTCCCGCGGCGTTGGAATGGTTGTGGGACGAGAACGCTGAATCCACCCACATTCCTCATGTCTCGACCAAGCCTAAATGGGAACCGCACCCGTTGGCTGTTGCACGCGAAGATGTCCCCCACGGCACCGTCACCGAAATGCCCATTTGGGAATCCAAAGTGTTTCCCAACACGATTCGGAAGTGGGCGATCTATGTGCCGGCTCAGTACGATCCCAGCACGCCAGCAGCATTGATGGTGTTCCAAGACGGCGAGCGGATGCGTGACACGAAAGGCCGCTGGCGGATCCCGACCGTGCTGGACAACCTGATCGCCAGCGGCGACATGCCGCCAACCATCGCCGTCTTTCTCGATCCCGGCCACGACAAGGACAAACCTAGGCGAGGAAAGAAATCATCCAATCGTGGGTTTGAGTACGACAGTCTTGGAGATCGCTACAGCCGGTTCCTGTTAGAAGAGATCCTGCCGGAAGTCGAGAAGCAATACAACTTGTCCGACGATCCCAAGATGCGAGCCATCGGTGGATCCAGCTCCGGTGCCATTTGTGCCTTCACCGTCGCTTGGGAACGCCCCGATCAATTCGGCAAGGTCTATTCGAGCGTTGGCAGCTTCGTGAATCTTCGCGGCGGCGATGCGTACCCAGGATTGATCCGCAAGACGGAACCCAAACCGATTCGCATCACGATGTCGGACACCAGCGGTGACAACGACAATCCATTTGGGCATTGGCCCATCGCGAATTTACGCATGGCTGATGCGCTGCAGTACATGGGTTACGACGCTCGATTGGATTGGGCCGAAGGCTATGGGCACAACGCCGACTACGGCAGCTATCAGTTTCCCGCCGCGATGAAGTGGCTGTGGCGAAACGAGTCCCACACACCGCAAATTGACACATCAGATGACTTGCGCGGCGACCTGACGTTGTTGAACCTATTGATCCCGGATAAAGATTGGGAAGTGGTGGCCAAAGACTTGGGATTTTCAGACGCACCATGCAGTGATAACGAAGGCAACTTCTACTACTGCGACATGCGTGCTCCTGCCATCGTTCGAGTCGATGCTAGAGATCAATCCAAAACCACCATCGCGAAGGAATCCGTCAGCGGTTTGATGTTTGGCCCGGACGGTTTGATGTACGCCTGCCAAGGATCTCAAAAGCGAGTCATCTCGATCGATCCCAACAACGGCGAAGTCAAAATCATCGCGGAAGACGTCGCCCCGAATGACTTGGCCGTCACCGATGACGGTTACCTGTTCATCACCGAAACACGCACGCATCACGTCACGCGAATCAACATTGCCACCGGAGAGAAAACGATTGCCGATGAAGGGTTGGTCCGCCCTAATGGCATCGCCTTGTCCAATGACGGAGGAACATTGGCCGTGTCGGATCACGGCGGCGAAGTCACTTGGACTTTCCGAGTCAATCCAGGCGGAATCTTGGACGCGAAGATGCCGACCATGCCTATGCGATTGCCAATCGACCCCAAAGGCGAATTCAATTTCAACCAACCACCGCCGTACTTGACGGCCTCCAAGGGAGACGGAATGGCCGTCGACAAAAAGGGTCGCTACTACGTCACCAGCGCCGTCGGTGTGCAGATCTTTGATCCGACCGGGCGTCCTTGCGGAGTGCTCCCCACGCCCGATCCGACGAAACCACTGACCAGTTGTTTTTTGGCGGGGCCCGAACATTCACATCTGTATGTGACCAACGGCCCAACGATTTTTCGTCGCCAGCTTAGCGTCGAGAAGTAG